Below is a window of Pirellulales bacterium DNA.
ATGATGTCAGCAATCCGCGCGGCTGGCGCTATCTCTACCCGCCGCTGTTTGCAATCCTCGTCTCGCCGCTGGCCGCGCTGGACCCCCAGTGGCAAGCGGTCGTGTGGTACTTCATTTCGCTGGCGTTCGCTTACGGCTGCCATCGCGAATCGATTCGTATATGGAGATTGGCGGTTGCCGCTCGCGCGACGCAACCATCCGCGGGCGCTCAACGCGCGCCGCCGATCTGGTTGGGCGCGATCGCGGCCGCAACGCTCGCGCTGCCGGCGCTGAATTGCTTGCAGCGCGGGCAAGTCGGCATTTTGGTCGTGTATCTGATTCTGCTCGGCTACCGGCTAACGGCGGAGAACCGATCGTGGTGGGGCCCGTTTGCCGGCGGTGCTGCGCTGGCCGGGTCGATCGCAATCAAACTGACGCCCGCGCTGCCGGCCTTATTCCTTCTCGGATTGCTGTTGCTGGCGGCCTATTCCGGCCGCTGGTCCGCCGTGCCGACTCGCCGCTTCGCCGGAGCGCTGGCCGGCACGGGGATCGGCCTGTTGTGGTTCATTATCATTCTTCCCGGTCTAGCGATCGGCGATGCCGCCAATCTGAAGCACTTGCACACTTGGATCGATCGCGTCGTGGTCCACAACGATATGGGCGAAGAGAACAACTCCGGGTTTTACAGCGTCCGCAATCAGAGCCTGGCGAATGCCGTCCAGCGACTGGGGAATTGGTCCGCGTATGCGCTGGCCGGGGGACCGAGTGATTTGTCGGGCGACGACGTCACTCGCCGGCCTGCCGCTGCACCGATTGATCAACCGGCCGTGCAGCACGCGCTCGCGCCGGTTCGGCTGGCTCTTTTGGCGCTGCTTGTCATTGGCGGCTGGAGGACAGCGCGGCGCGGCGGCGACCTCGAAATGGCGGCGATGTTTGGCCTGTCCTCGACCTTGACGCTTGTGATCTCGCCGCTATCGTGGGCCCATCACTATCTCCTGTGGCTGCCCGGATTGCTCTTGGTTCCCGCCTGGCAATGGCAGGCGGGCCGAACGGGCAAGGCGAAGGCGCTAGCCATCTCGGCTTGCGGACTGATGGTCGCGCACTATCTGCTGCTCGACTGGACCGGGCGGGCCGGTGTGCTTGGCTTAGGCACGACCATCTGGTTTATCGTCGCGGTTCGCACCGCGGCCCGCGGCGATTTGGAACATCGCGCTCTGCGGATTGACCCAGCGGATCGCCTCACTGAAGCTGCGCGTCAAGCGGCGTGAGTGCATGCCTAGCGCCTCCGCATGAGGCAACTTCTACACTCGCAGCGTGAAGAGTCCCGTTGGGCTCGCGAAAGATTTCCCGATCGAATTGCCATTCCTCGAACTCCAACTTGCCACTCACGGCGCTTCTCGAAAGCATCGGGGGTTTGCTATCATGGATTGCCCTGGAGCCCACGGCGACGGCGCTGCGCGGGGTGCTCGCCGTCGCCGTTCGCTCCGAATTAAACGGCTCGAAGGAGCGTCAATTATGCAATCTCAGCCGGTTCTTATCGACGGTCAATGGCGTGCCGCGGCTGCGGTGAAGACGTTTCAAGCGGAGAATCCCATCACGCGCGAGCTGCTGGCGGATCTGTATCCGGTGAGTTCGTGGAGCGATTGCGAGGCGGCGCTTGAGGCGGCGGTTGCGGCCGCCGAGCGGCTCCGCGAGATTTCCGCCGCAAACATCGCTCGCTTTCTCGAACGCGCTGCCGAGCGGATCGAAGCGCGCCGCGGGGAAATCGTTGCGGTCGCTCACCTGGAGACCGGATTGCCCGTCGCACCGCGATTGGCGGAGGTCGAGCTGCCGCGGACGACGAACCAACTGCGCCAGGCCGCTGTCGCCGCGCGTGAAGGTTCCTGGGCCTTGCCGACGATCGACGTGACTGCCAATATCCGCTCATGCTTCGCGCCGATCGGGCCGGTCTGCGTGTTCGGCCCGAACAATTTCCCGCTGGCGTTCAACGGCATCTGCGGTGGAGATTTCGCCGCCGCGATCGCCGCCGGCAATCCTGTCATCGCCAAGGGGCATCCGTCGCATCCCGGCACCACGCGGTTCTTGGCTGAGGAAATTCGGGCCGCCGCCGCCGAGACCGAAATGCCGCGCGGCGCCGTGCAGTTGCTCTATCGGCTCAGTCCGACTGATGGATTGCGGCTCGTCTCCGATCGGCGAATCGGCGCGACCGGATTCACGGGCAGCCGCCGAGCGGGGCTGCAACTGAAAACGGCCGCCGACGCCGCGGGAAAGCCGATCTATCTGGAGATGTCGTCGATCAACCCCGTGGTCGTTCTGCCGCATGCCTTGACAGAGCGGTCGGCGGAGATCGTCGATCAGTTCGTCGGAAGCTGCTTGGCGGGGACCGGTCAGTTTTGCACGAACCCCGGACTTGTCGTCCTTTTAGCCGGAGAGCAGAGCGAGGCGTTTGTCGCCGCGGTCGCGGCACGATTTCGCGCGGCGCCGGTTGGAACACTTCTGGCCGGCGGAGTGGCGAAGGCGCTCGCGGCGGGCATCGAAGTCTTGCGGTCGGCCGGAGCGGAAGTTGTCGCCGGTGGCGCGGCCGGCGGCGGCAAAGGGCACAGCCATGCGAACACCGTGCTCCGTGTGTCTGGCCGACAGTTTCTCGCCAGCACCGAGGCGCTGCAAACCGAAGCCTTTGGAAATGCCTCGCTTTTTGTCGTCGCGGCCGATGTCGCGGAAGCGGTTCGAATTATTGACACCTTGGAGGGCAATCTCACGGGTTCGATTTACTCGGACACCGCCGGCCGCGACGACGCGGCCTATCGTGCGTTGGCCGCGCGCCTGCGGTCGCGCGTGGGGCGCTTGATCAACGACAAAATGCCGACCGGCGTGGCTGTCTCTCCGGCGATGAATCACGGCGGCCCGTTTCCGGCGACGGGACATCCGGGGTTCACGGCGGTCGGCATGCCCGCCGCGCTTCGCCGGTTTGCAATGCTTGTCTGCTACGACAATGTCCGACGCGATCGTTTGCCGCCGCTCTTGGCCGACAAGAATCCGACCGGCCAGACGTGGCGGCTGATCGATGGACGCTGGACGCAAGCGGACGTACCATCCCTTTAGCGCAATTCGCCAAGGAAAACCGAGTGGTTCCTCGCCATGCCGCTTGCAAACCCGTATGGGTCGCCGCAATCCACCGATCTGCCGTTTGAGACTACAAATGACTTGAGTCGCGGTTCCGCCATCGGTTGGCGATTGATCCGCGCGTTTGCATTGGCGTTAGTCGGGTACGGTGTGTTTGTTGAGGGCGGAAAGTTCTATTGTGAAACGTCCCTAAATCGTACATTCGGTTTCGCTGAAGACTGGATTGTCGGAACGCTCATCGCATTAGTCTTTGCGTCCTCTGAGTACTTGAACGCCGGTTGCGGACGGTCGGCGGGAATCGTACGAAGAATGCTAGTCTCTTCCGCACTCATGCTCGCCGTCATCCTAATCACTGCATTCGTAGGCAGCGCTGTCGGGTTGAGGGCAACGAGCTACGATCAAACGAGACCGATGTGTTTATTCTATACCGCGCTAATGGCAAGCTTCTTCATCGTCGGACTTTTTGTGGTTAGATTTCGATGGATCGGCAGTCGCGAATTCCAGCACGAAGCGAAATTGAGCGAAACGCCGCCCTAGCGTCGCAGCCGCGTTTGCGTGAACTGATCGATGGCCACGGCGGCGATGATAATCCCGCCGATGATGATCTTTTGGATCGGATCGCTCACCTGTGCGTAGACGCAGCCGCTGTGCAGGGTGGTCATCGTCAAGGCGCCGACGATCGAGCCCAGCACGCTTCCTCGTCCGCCGCTCAAGCTGCCGCCGCCGATCACCACGGCCGCGATGATGTCCAGCTCCATGCCGAGCCCCGCTCCGGGGTCTCCCTGGTTCCCCAGGTCGCTGAAGCTGAACAAGCCGGCCAGAGCCATAAACAGCCCGCCGAGCGCGTAGACGATGATCTTCGTTCGCGGAACATTGATGCCGCAGAGCCGCGCGGTGGCTTCGCTTGAGCCGATCGCGAAAACGTGCCTGCCGAACACGGTGAAATGCATCACCACCGCCAGCGCGATTCCCAGCAAGACGACCAACCACGCGCCGGTTGCCATCAGTTGCAAGCTGCCTTTGGCGGGCGAATCGAGAAGAGTGGAGAGCCACCGCGGCGCTTCCGCCGCCTCGACTGCAATCTTCTCCTGGTGGGCAATTTGTTCCGCCACGCCGCGAAAGATGAGCATCGTGCCGAGCGTCACGATGAATGGAACCAAGCGCAACCCCGTGACGAGAATCCCATTGACCGCGCCCGCGGCCATTCCGATCGCCAAAACGAGCAACGTGATCAGGAAAGGATTCATGCCGTCCCGCAGTCCAGCCGCCAGCGCGACGGCCGCCAGCGCCAAGATCGCGCCGACGGAAAGATCGATTCCGCCGCTGATGATCATGACGGTCATTCCCAATGCGCCCATGCCGACGATGGCCGTCTGCTTGGCGATCAAGGTGAGCCGATAGGACGACAAAAACGTGGCGCTGGATTTGAAGAGCCAGCCGTACGCAAGAAAGACGCCAACCACGACCAGCAGCACGATGAACGGTTGGAGAACTCGCCAAATCGTCCAGAGCATCCACCTGTGCTGCGATTTGAGCGGGGCCGACGCGGCGGCCAACGAGCTGACTTGGGGATCATTCATCCGTCGCTCTCGGCCCGATGCGTGCCTTGGCCGTCAGTGGATTCCGCTGCCGTTTCCGCGGCAGTCCCCGTGGCGTATTGCATCACTTCTTCCTCCGTCCAATCCTTGGCCGGGCGGACTTCGCGCAGCCGGCCGCGGAACATCACACCAATTCGATCACAGACGTTCATCAATTCGGGCAAGTAGGAACTCACCAGGATAATCGCTTTTCCCTGGGCCGCCAACTCGCCGATCAGGCGGTAAATCTGTGCCTTCGTGCCGATGTCGATCCCGCGCGTCGGCTCGTCCATGAGCAGCAGGTCGGCCTGCTGGTGCAGCAGTCGAGCGATGGCAATCTTCTGCTGATTGCCGCCGGAAAGCTGTCCGATCGGCTGGTCCGGCCCAGCCGCCTTGCACTCGATGCGGCTCAACCATTGGCGGACCGCGGCGCGGCGGCGGCGCAGATTGAGAAAGCCGAAGCGGCGATAAGGCCCCAAGTCGGTTAGCGTGAGATTGTCCGCAATGGAAAGCGCGATCGCGAGGCCTTCCGCCTTGCGGTCTTCACTCACCAAGCCCAAACCGCGCCGAATGCTCAAACTCGGGCTGTGGCCGACCGGACCGACGCCAAGGACGCGAACATCGCCGGAGCGGACTTCATTGAG
It encodes the following:
- a CDS encoding glycosyltransferase family 87 protein produces the protein DVSNPRGWRYLYPPLFAILVSPLAALDPQWQAVVWYFISLAFAYGCHRESIRIWRLAVAARATQPSAGAQRAPPIWLGAIAAATLALPALNCLQRGQVGILVVYLILLGYRLTAENRSWWGPFAGGAALAGSIAIKLTPALPALFLLGLLLLAAYSGRWSAVPTRRFAGALAGTGIGLLWFIIILPGLAIGDAANLKHLHTWIDRVVVHNDMGEENNSGFYSVRNQSLANAVQRLGNWSAYALAGGPSDLSGDDVTRRPAAAPIDQPAVQHALAPVRLALLALLVIGGWRTARRGGDLEMAAMFGLSSTLTLVISPLSWAHHYLLWLPGLLLVPAWQWQAGRTGKAKALAISACGLMVAHYLLLDWTGRAGVLGLGTTIWFIVAVRTAARGDLEHRALRIDPADRLTEAARQAA
- a CDS encoding aldehyde dehydrogenase family protein; this encodes MQSQPVLIDGQWRAAAAVKTFQAENPITRELLADLYPVSSWSDCEAALEAAVAAAERLREISAANIARFLERAAERIEARRGEIVAVAHLETGLPVAPRLAEVELPRTTNQLRQAAVAAREGSWALPTIDVTANIRSCFAPIGPVCVFGPNNFPLAFNGICGGDFAAAIAAGNPVIAKGHPSHPGTTRFLAEEIRAAAAETEMPRGAVQLLYRLSPTDGLRLVSDRRIGATGFTGSRRAGLQLKTAADAAGKPIYLEMSSINPVVVLPHALTERSAEIVDQFVGSCLAGTGQFCTNPGLVVLLAGEQSEAFVAAVAARFRAAPVGTLLAGGVAKALAAGIEVLRSAGAEVVAGGAAGGGKGHSHANTVLRVSGRQFLASTEALQTEAFGNASLFVVAADVAEAVRIIDTLEGNLTGSIYSDTAGRDDAAYRALAARLRSRVGRLINDKMPTGVAVSPAMNHGGPFPATGHPGFTAVGMPAALRRFAMLVCYDNVRRDRLPPLLADKNPTGQTWRLIDGRWTQADVPSL
- a CDS encoding ABC transporter permease translates to MNDPQVSSLAAASAPLKSQHRWMLWTIWRVLQPFIVLLVVVGVFLAYGWLFKSSATFLSSYRLTLIAKQTAIVGMGALGMTVMIISGGIDLSVGAILALAAVALAAGLRDGMNPFLITLLVLAIGMAAGAVNGILVTGLRLVPFIVTLGTMLIFRGVAEQIAHQEKIAVEAAEAPRWLSTLLDSPAKGSLQLMATGAWLVVLLGIALAVVMHFTVFGRHVFAIGSSEATARLCGINVPRTKIIVYALGGLFMALAGLFSFSDLGNQGDPGAGLGMELDIIAAVVIGGGSLSGGRGSVLGSIVGALTMTTLHSGCVYAQVSDPIQKIIIGGIIIAAVAIDQFTQTRLRR